The sequence GTTTAAATCAGAGAAAAACGATTTTAAATTCATCAATAACGGATTATTTGGCTACATTTCTTATGATGCCGTTCGTTATTTCGAGAAAGTTTCGATTGCCAAAAAAGATACTGCGACTTCAATTCCTGACGTATTTTATGCAGTTTACCAAAATATTATTGCAATCAACCACTTCAAAAACGAAGCCTATATTTTTTGCCACAGCGTTGACGGAAGAAACAACATTTCTGAAATCGAGCAATTATTGCAATCAAGAAATATCGCTTTATACAAATTCACGAAAGAAGGTGAAGGTTTTTCAAACTTAACTGACGAAGAATTTAAGCACAATGTGGCTTTAGCCAAAAAACATTGCTTTCGCGGAGATGTTTTTCAATTAGTTCTTTCGCGTCGTTTTACACAAGGTTTCAAAGGTGACGAATTCAATGTTTATCGTGCATTAAGAAGCATTAATCCATCGCCATATTTGTTCTTTTTTGATTATGGAGATTTCAAGATATTCGGTTCTTCCCCTGAAGCACAAATTATCGTGAAAAACAGAAAAGCTGAAATTCATCCAATCGCTGGAACTTTCAAAAGAACCGGAAATGACGAACGTGACGCGCTTTTAGCAAAAGAGCTTTCTGAAGATAAGAAAGAAAACAGCGAACACGTAATGCTCGTTGATTTGGCCAGAAATGATTTGAGCCGAAATGGTCATGATGTGAATGTAGAAAAATACAGAGAAGTTCAGTTTTTCTCACACGTAATTCACTTGGTTTCAAAAGTTACCGGACATTTACATGACAAAGCGACCACGATGCAAGTTGTTGCCGATACTTTCCCAGCAGGAACTTTGAGCGGTGCTCCAAAACACAGAGCAATGCAGTTGATTGAGGATTACGAAAAAACAAATCGTAATTTCTACGGAGGCGCAATTGGAGTAATGGATTTTGACGGAAACTTTAATCACGCCATTATGATCCGAACTTTCCTCTCTAAAAATCACCAATTGCATTGTCAAGCGGGCGCGGGAATCGTAGCAAGTTCTGATGAAGAAAGCGAAATGCAGGAAGTTTATAATAAGTTAAGAGCGTTGAATACGGCCTTGGAAATGGCAGAAAATATCTAATAAACAGTCACATTTTTAAGTCTCAGTAACGCAGAATAATTAACGTTATGTCCCCGAGGTTAAAACCTCGGGCTATATTTGAAAACAAACGAACATAAAAAGAATGCTAAGTAAATATAGACAGCGGTTTAAACCGCTGGAGACAAAGATTGACAAAACCATAAACTATAAACTACAAACCATAAACATTAAAAACCATGAAAAAAGCAGTATCAATTTTAATTTTAATCATTACCATCACTTCTTGCAATTCTGATAAAAAAACAAATCCAATTCAAGGAACTTGGCGTCTTATATCAGCTGAAACGACAGAAAAAGATTCCACTTTTTCGACTTTCAATCCAAAAACAAAAATGATTAAGATTATAAATGAAACACATTTTGCTTTTTTCAATCATGATTTAGTAAACGGAAAAGATTCGACAAATGCAGTATTTTTTGGCGGAGGCGGAAAATACACTTTAAAAGATAGTGTTTACACCGAAAATTTAGAATATTTCAACAACCGTCAATGGGAAAATGGAAAATTTGAGTTTGTAGTAAAAGTTAAAAATGACACTCTAACTCAAAAAGGAGTAGAAAAAGTAGAAAAATTAGGAATCGATAGAATCATTACTGAAAAGTACGTTCGAGAAAAATAAAAAATTAGTTTCAGGTTTCAAGTTACAAAACTTAGAACCTCAGAATCTTAGCAACTTAGAACCTTAGAAAAAATGAAAAAAATATTAGTTATAGACAATTACGATAGTTTCACTTATAATTTAGTGCACTATTTAGAAGATTTAAATTGCGAAGTAACCGTTTACAGAAACGACGAATTCGAAATTGACGAAATCGCTTCTTTCGAAAAAATATTGCTTTCGCCAGGACCTGGAATTCCAGATGAAGCTGGTTTATTAAAAGCCGTAATCGAAAAATACAGCCCAACGAAAAGTATACTGGGCGTTTGTTTAGGACAACAGGCAATCGGAGAGGTTTTTGGCGGAACACTTTCGAACCTTGATAAAGTATATCACGGCGTTGCAACGAATGTAAAAACAGTAGTTTCAGACGAGATTTTATTTGAAGGCTTAGGAAATGAATTTGAAGTTGGAAGATACCACTCTTGGGTTGTCGATGCCAATTTACCTGAAGATTTAGAAGCAACTTCAGTAGATGAAAACGGACAAATTATGTCATTGAGACACAAAACTTATGACGTAAGAGGCGTGCAATTTCACCCTGAAAGTGTTTTAACTCCAAACGGAAAAAGGATTTTAGAGAACTGGATCAAAAGTTAGCCGAAAGTTTCAAAGTCGAAAGTCATAAAGTCTAATAGCAAACGATTAAACTTTCTTTCGATTAAAACAAAAAATATAAATCAATTCAAAAATATCAAAGTTCGAAAACTTTATGACTTTCAACTTTGGACTTTATGACTCATGGAAATAACAATTTCAGAAACCCGAGAAATCAGCATAGACGACATTTTAGTTTTATATAAAGCAAATGAATGGAGTTCTGCAAGCAAACCAAACGAACTTTATAACGGATTATTAAATTCGGAAACATTAGTAACCGCCTGGGAAGGAAAAAAACTGGTCGGACTTGGGAATGCGATTTCTGATGGATTTTTAACCGTTTATTATCCTCATCTTTTAGTACTTCCGGAATATCAAGGAAAAGGAATTGGAAAATTGATTATGGATAAAATGCAGGAGAAATACAAGCATTTTCATATGCAAATGCTGACTGCAGACGGAAGATCAGTTGACTTTTACAAAAAAAATGGTTTTGAACGCGCCGGAAAAACAGAACCAATGTGGATTTATCAAGGCAATGAACATTAAAAAATTTAGTCGTAAAGTCTAATGTCGAAAGTCATAAAGTCAATTACGAACTAAAAAAATATAAATAACACAACACTAAAATAAGTATCAGAGGCAAAAGACTTTAAGACTTTTGACATTCGACTTTAAGACTCAAAAAAATGAAAACTATATTAAATAAATTAATCAACCACGAAGTCCTTTCAAAAGAAGAGGCAAAGAACGTTTTGATTAATATTTCAAGCGGTCAATACAATCCAAGCCAGATTTCGGCATTTTTGACTGTATTTATGATGCGAAGCATTACAATTGAAGAACTTTCTGGCTTTCGCGAAGCTTTATTAGAATTGTGTATTCGTGTCGATTTATCAGCTTATAACACGATCGATTTATGCGGAACAGGTGGTGACGGAAAAGATACTTTCAACATTTCGACTTTAGCGTCATTTGTTGCTGCCGGAGCTGGAATAAAAGTGGCAAAACA comes from Flavobacterium sp. KACC 22761 and encodes:
- a CDS encoding anthranilate synthase component I family protein codes for the protein MKPFILNTHYKQILADTITPVSIYFKIRDKFPNSLLLESSDYHGNDNSFSYICCNPIATIKIENEVITKTFPDGTSELNKIDTQTSIPEVIQEFSSQFKSEKNDFKFINNGLFGYISYDAVRYFEKVSIAKKDTATSIPDVFYAVYQNIIAINHFKNEAYIFCHSVDGRNNISEIEQLLQSRNIALYKFTKEGEGFSNLTDEEFKHNVALAKKHCFRGDVFQLVLSRRFTQGFKGDEFNVYRALRSINPSPYLFFFDYGDFKIFGSSPEAQIIVKNRKAEIHPIAGTFKRTGNDERDALLAKELSEDKKENSEHVMLVDLARNDLSRNGHDVNVEKYREVQFFSHVIHLVSKVTGHLHDKATTMQVVADTFPAGTLSGAPKHRAMQLIEDYEKTNRNFYGGAIGVMDFDGNFNHAIMIRTFLSKNHQLHCQAGAGIVASSDEESEMQEVYNKLRALNTALEMAENI
- a CDS encoding aminodeoxychorismate/anthranilate synthase component II, which encodes MKKILVIDNYDSFTYNLVHYLEDLNCEVTVYRNDEFEIDEIASFEKILLSPGPGIPDEAGLLKAVIEKYSPTKSILGVCLGQQAIGEVFGGTLSNLDKVYHGVATNVKTVVSDEILFEGLGNEFEVGRYHSWVVDANLPEDLEATSVDENGQIMSLRHKTYDVRGVQFHPESVLTPNGKRILENWIKS
- a CDS encoding GNAT family N-acetyltransferase, with translation MEITISETREISIDDILVLYKANEWSSASKPNELYNGLLNSETLVTAWEGKKLVGLGNAISDGFLTVYYPHLLVLPEYQGKGIGKLIMDKMQEKYKHFHMQMLTADGRSVDFYKKNGFERAGKTEPMWIYQGNEH